A window of Phycodurus eques isolate BA_2022a chromosome 5, UOR_Pequ_1.1, whole genome shotgun sequence contains these coding sequences:
- the tmem17 gene encoding transmembrane protein 17B isoform X3 translates to MDIPATIRRRLEDFSRNVFVEQSQAPSQERHASSAHDRRVLSSLPLQMSLFFNMCFFPLWWISEMVMLRLKYSALPDYYKFILVTVLIVMTVIEAIRLYLGYVGNLREKIAELAGFWLLSILLQLPQILFQLFNEAILVQPLERGIHIVLALFILTQAVAGFVALRDLVRHTESQFHLRQFD, encoded by the exons ATGGACATCCCGGCCACTATCCGAAGACGTTTGGAGGACTTTTCCCGGAATGTCTTCGTGGAGCAGAGCCAGGCTCCCTCTCAGGAGCGCCACGCGTCGTCGGCACACG ACAGACGCGTTTTGTCCAGTCTGCCGCTCCAGATGTCTCTGTTCTTCAACATGTGCTTCTTCCCCCTGTGGTGGATCAGTGAGATGGTCATGCTGCGCCTCAAA tATTCTGCTTTGCCTGACTACTACAAGTTCATCCTCGTAACTGTCCTCATCGTGATGACTGTGATTGAGGCCATCAGACTTTATCTCGGCTATGTGGGGAACCTGCGGGAAAAG ATTGCAGAGTTGGCTGGATTTTGGCTGCTGAGCATCTTGCTGCAGTTGCCACAAATCCTCTTTCAGCTTTTCAATGAAGCCATTCTCGTCCAGCCCTTGGAGAGAGGCATTCATATCGTTCTCGCGCTTTTCATCCTTACGCAG GCGGTTGCTGGTTTTGTGGCTCTCCGGGACTTGGTCAGACATACAGAAAGTCAATTCCATCTCCGCCAGTTTGACtga
- the slc15a5 gene encoding solute carrier family 15 member 5, with translation MAAGEVQRPPDGKRYQRRLSKTPHPDRGASPGSRKKLQVIICVLLVELCERFTFFGIVCNMILFCTVKLGYDNYMAATVNLCFIGASTLTPVLVGWFAETCQGRTKVLYMCTFLHFFGTAVLPAVAFPFEDFYTDAHHMSHKLEPQEQQALFYTGLLAAALGIGGIRAILCPLGAYSLQNYNQYQLLGFFNWFYWLVNLNSTVVFLGIAYIQQSVAKNLGFLIPFTSALLALIAIHMMRNKLTYKPKKGGSLLTTLGVFLNSLKMCCLHYRHLSGDVPSWLDRAKENNGGRYSETHVENVKVLANLFPLYGLQLLYRACVTQIPSGYYIQTMNSNLHLSDVLLPIGAMNVISILPLLVLAPLIECVNSCSLSMAKPPLAPTRVITLGHACAALSVLASGLSELRRKAFPPVEQTLSGKVLQVSSMPCFQLAPQYILLGLAEALVTPACSLISFQLTPGHIRGISLHFLTLSYGGGCFLGAICIQLVYFVSGGSFYPSVLHDGNLERFFFLMATLMTMNTLVYWSVSHRYMDLSVRGKALTVSPLAEKLLQYKGCLRYYDTMDRSHTNKSRDSIV, from the exons TGGAGCTGTGTGAAAGATTCACATTTTTCGGCATCGTATGCAACATGATTCTCTTTTGCACCGTGAAGCTGGGCTACGACAACTACATGGCTGCGACGGTCAACTTGTGCTTCATAGGAGCCAGCACCCTCACCCCTGTGCTGGTTGGCTGGTTCGCCGAAACCTGCCAAGGAAGAACCAAGGTGCTCTACATGTGCACTTTCCTCCACTTCTTTG GCACGGCCGTGTTACCTGCGGTCGCGTTCCCTTTCGAAGATTTTTACACCGACGCTCATCACATGAGTCACAAGTTGGAACCTCAAGAGCAGCAGGCCCTGTTCTACACCGGCCTCCTGGCCGCCGCGCTGGGCATCGGCGGCATCCGGGCCATCCTGTGTCCCTTGGGAGCATACAGCCTGCAGAACTACAATCAATACCAGCTACTGGGCTTCTTCAACTG GTTCTACTGGTTGGTTAACCTGAATTCCACCGTTGTGTTTCTGGGTATTGCTTACATCCAGCAATCTGTGGCCAAAAATCTGGGTTTCCTAATCCCCTTTACGTCTGCACTGCTGGCACTCATTGCCATACACATGATGCGCAACAAACTCACCTACAAACCCAAGAAAG GCGGATCCTTACTGACGACGCTCGGAGTTTTCCTGAACTCCCTCAAGATGTGCTGCCTTCACTATCGCCACCTCAGCGGCGATGTGCCATCTTGGTTGGACCGGGCTAAGGAGAACAACGGCGGCCGGTACAGTGAGACTCACGTCGAGAACGTCAAAGTCTTGGCCAACCTCTTCCCTCTTTATGGACTCCAACTGCTCTACAGAGCCTGCGTCACTCAG ATCCCCTCGGGATACTACATCCAGACCATGAACTCCAACCTTCACCTGAGTGACGTCCTGTTGCCCATCGGCGCCATGAACGTCATCAGCATTTTACCTCTGCTCGTATTGGCCCCGCTGATCGAGTGCGTGAACAGCTGCTCGCTCTCCATGGCGAAACCTCCACTCGCGCCCACGAGAGTCATCA CTCTGGGACACGCGTGTGCAGCTCTGTCCGTCCTGGCGTCAGGTTTATCTGAGCTGCGCAGGAAGGCTTTCCCCCCGGTGGAGCAAACCCTCTCCGGGAAGGTTCTGCAAGTGTCGTCTATGCCGTGTTTCCAGCTGGCTCCGCAGTACATCCTACTCGGACTGGCTGAGGCTCTGGTCACTCCGGCAT GTTCCCTGATCTCTTTCCAGCTGACGCCTGGACACATCCGAGGAATCTCGCTGCACTTTCTCACACTGTCCTACGGGGGAGGCTGCTTCCTAGGAGCCATCTGCATTCAGTTGGTCTACTTCGTGTCtggag GTTCCTTCTATCCAAGTGTCCTGCATGACGGGAATCTGGAGAGATTCTTTTTCTTAATGGCCACGCTGATGACGATGAATACTTTGGTGTATTGGAGTGTATCTCACAG GTACATGGATCTGAGCGTGCGGGGTAAAGCGCTGACCGTCAGCCCACTGGCAGAGAAGCTTCTTCAGTACAAAGGATGCCTGCGGTACTATGACACCATGGACCGGTCGCACACAAACAAGTCGCGTGACTCCATCGTCTGA
- the tmem17 gene encoding transmembrane protein 17B isoform X1: MQRENVSPKQQNSTFEQKAGVARYPWRREQPLLCANRKRRVAFLPCFLFCVRFVSFALALALASGATSHGHPGHYPKTFGGLFPECLRGAEPGSLSGAPRVVGTRRVLSSLPLQMSLFFNMCFFPLWWISEMVMLRLKYSALPDYYKFILVTVLIVMTVIEAIRLYLGYVGNLREKIAELAGFWLLSILLQLPQILFQLFNEAILVQPLERGIHIVLALFILTQAVAGFVALRDLVRHTESQFHLRQFD, translated from the exons ATGCAACGGGAGAATGTTTCCCCGAAACAACAAAACTCGACTTTTGAGCAGAAGGCTGGTGTTGCCCGGTATCCATGGAGACGAGAGCAGCCTTTGCTGTGTGCGAACAGGAAGAGGAGGGTCGCTTTTCtcccttgttttttgttttgtgtgcgttTTGTTTCGTTTGCGTTAGCGTTAGCGTTAGCATCGGGCGCTACAAGCCATGGACATCCCGGCCACTATCCGAAGACGTTTGGAGGACTTTTCCCGGAATGTCTTCGTGGAGCAGAGCCAGGCTCCCTCTCAGGAGCGCCACGCGTCGTCGGCACACG ACGCGTTTTGTCCAGTCTGCCGCTCCAGATGTCTCTGTTCTTCAACATGTGCTTCTTCCCCCTGTGGTGGATCAGTGAGATGGTCATGCTGCGCCTCAAA tATTCTGCTTTGCCTGACTACTACAAGTTCATCCTCGTAACTGTCCTCATCGTGATGACTGTGATTGAGGCCATCAGACTTTATCTCGGCTATGTGGGGAACCTGCGGGAAAAG ATTGCAGAGTTGGCTGGATTTTGGCTGCTGAGCATCTTGCTGCAGTTGCCACAAATCCTCTTTCAGCTTTTCAATGAAGCCATTCTCGTCCAGCCCTTGGAGAGAGGCATTCATATCGTTCTCGCGCTTTTCATCCTTACGCAG GCGGTTGCTGGTTTTGTGGCTCTCCGGGACTTGGTCAGACATACAGAAAGTCAATTCCATCTCCGCCAGTTTGACtga
- the tmem17 gene encoding transmembrane protein 17B isoform X2 — translation MQRENVSPKQQNSTFEQKAGVARYPWRREQPLLCANRKRRVAFLPCFLFCVRFVSFALALALASGATSHGHPGHYPKTFGGLFPECLRGAEPGSLSGAPRVVGTRRVLSSLPLQMSLFFNMCFFPLWWISEMVMLRLKYSALPDYYKFILVTVLIVMTVIEAIRLYLGYVGNLREKIAELAGFWLLSILLQLPQILFQLFNEAILVQPLERGIHIVLALFILTQVCRFL, via the exons ATGCAACGGGAGAATGTTTCCCCGAAACAACAAAACTCGACTTTTGAGCAGAAGGCTGGTGTTGCCCGGTATCCATGGAGACGAGAGCAGCCTTTGCTGTGTGCGAACAGGAAGAGGAGGGTCGCTTTTCtcccttgttttttgttttgtgtgcgttTTGTTTCGTTTGCGTTAGCGTTAGCGTTAGCATCGGGCGCTACAAGCCATGGACATCCCGGCCACTATCCGAAGACGTTTGGAGGACTTTTCCCGGAATGTCTTCGTGGAGCAGAGCCAGGCTCCCTCTCAGGAGCGCCACGCGTCGTCGGCACACG ACGCGTTTTGTCCAGTCTGCCGCTCCAGATGTCTCTGTTCTTCAACATGTGCTTCTTCCCCCTGTGGTGGATCAGTGAGATGGTCATGCTGCGCCTCAAA tATTCTGCTTTGCCTGACTACTACAAGTTCATCCTCGTAACTGTCCTCATCGTGATGACTGTGATTGAGGCCATCAGACTTTATCTCGGCTATGTGGGGAACCTGCGGGAAAAG ATTGCAGAGTTGGCTGGATTTTGGCTGCTGAGCATCTTGCTGCAGTTGCCACAAATCCTCTTTCAGCTTTTCAATGAAGCCATTCTCGTCCAGCCCTTGGAGAGAGGCATTCATATCGTTCTCGCGCTTTTCATCCTTACGCAGGTATGCCGTTTCCTTTAA
- the agbl2 gene encoding cytosolic carboxypeptidase 2, which yields MAGPVIRNWWNTYQLDKSDTNDSNREEDKEDVAGKRQLSISQTLRTRQLRVEFDGGRPVFSLRAPLDLVQFPSISCPRWPVECEVVSNAIHHIEWEPPRPEPFYHPTGHEKIPFPPGEESRQLVYCIDQDNKCPYFTCSRVGGSRVSVTSTCSSANDVKQTDLSLEFESRFESGNLQKAVQVGPYDYELTLQTDMYTSKHTQWFYFRVRNMKAGVTYRFTIVNLMKRRSLYSQGMKPLLYSERAAKENTVGWKRTGSNIIYYRSQNPKDTNESKTLYSLAWTLHFPYESDTCYIAHCYPYTYSDLQRYLRHISSNPAVVSFCKVRVLCHSLAGNAVYVLTVTSRAGDQEDEGKTKRAVVVTARVHPGETNASWLMEGFLDFLLGNSDDAQLLRDTFVFKVVPMLNPDGVVVGNYRCSLAGRDLNRNYKTMLRDSFPCVWHARNMVEKLMKQTDVVLYCDFHGHNRKNNVFMYGCNNRDDDSPKLQERVFPLMLSKNVRNKFSFKSCKFQVQRSKEGTGRVAMWRLGIKNSYTMEVTFGGSTLGDRKGTHFTTQDLKSLGFCFCDTLLDYCDPDPMKVTHCLKELTALLRDEVRDLGKELDTDFSLFDLESGTSGSNSSDSDGLPLHLLAQPQTEHAEQSPVKNKKKMTRKERNRLKSRIQPVQQVQHIESDFPQEIEDAQKESIQESPLRRHGRKWKVNIPARKSVIPTANTDHAGISHVTLWQGFEPLKGTCQEDVRAEADMRCKKRACANLNTYAAISPHRDQQTDRAQWRYSSKLLQLSALLQRPPRFLHPAQQHLQQLHHQYHHHHLQQHQQQEPQHYLQQPRYHRPHQPQHYNHHLHQQQLQQQHPHHRHHHHHQQQQQQQHCIARLSPFGGTSDSLHRPMFDIVPTRRLPSSIADDDRNNCRDRNSSMTPNRYYVHQDLSTALADIPNTKWRDEREDGAFTEVGLLKHLPFRELNRRDLVSEICQRKPISHPNFLVPVLRYTDLQGDRRSDSTLEKGAKVVLPPVAKSSASTGWHHR from the exons ATGGCCGGCCCTGTGATCAGGAATTGGTGGAACACCTACCAATTGGACAAATCTGACACCAATGACTCCAATAGAGAGGAGGATAAAGAGGATGTAGCAGGGAAAAGGCAGT TATCGATAAGTCAGACCCTGCGAACCAGGCAGCTGCGCGTAGAGTTTGATGGTGGACGCCCAGTTTTCAGTCTTCGAGCACCACTGGATCTGGTTCAGTTCCCATCTATCTCCTGCCCCCGTTGGCCAGTAGAGTGTGAGGTCGTCAGTAATGCAATCCATCACATTG AGTGGGAACCTCCAAGACCTGAACCTTTCTATCACCCAACTGGTCATGAGAAGATACCCTTTCCACCTGGGGAGGAGAGCAGACAACTTGTCTATTGCATTGACCAGG ACAATAAGTGTCCCTACTTCACATGCTCTCGTGTTGGAGGCTCAAGGGTATCTGTGACTAGCACCTGTTCTTCTGCTAACGACGTCAAGCAGACAGACCTCTCACTGGAGTTTGAATCACGATTTGAGAGCGGAAACCTTCAGAAGGCCGTGCAAGT GGGTCCCTATGACTATGAACTCACCCTCCAGACAGACATGTACACCAGCAAACACACGCAGTGGTTTTACTTCAGAGTCAGGAACATGAAGGCCGGGGTGACCTACCGCTTCACTATTGTCAACTTGATGAAGCGCCGCAGCCTTTACTCCCAGGGCATGAAGCCTCTGCTCTACTCTGAGAGAGCTGCTAAGGAGAACACCGTTGGATGGAAACGTACTGGCTCCAACATCATATACTACCGCAGTCAG AATCCAAAGGATACCAATGAGTCAAAGACCCTGTACTCCCTCGCATGGACTCTCCATTTTCCCTATGAATCTGACACTTGCTACATCGCCCACTGCTACCCCTACACCTATTCAGACCTCCAACGCTATCTTAGGCACATTTCATCCAACCCAGCAGTGGTGTCATTCTGCAAAGTGCGGGTGCTGTGCCACAGTCTGGCTGGCAACGCAGTGTACGTGCTGACAGTAACGTCACGGGCTGGCGACCAAGAAGACGAGGGCAAAACCAAGAGAGCCGTTGTGGTCACGGCCCGAGTACACCCAGGAGAAACCAATGCGTCCTGGTTGATGGAGGGATTCCTGGACTTCCTGCTCGGGAACTCTGATGATGCTCAACTTCTGCGGGACACCTTTGTTTTTAAG GTGGTGCCAATGCTGAACCCAGACGGTGTGGTGGTCGGCAATTACCGCTGTTCTCTGGCAGGCAGGGACCTCAACAGGAATTACAAGACTATGCTCAGGGATTCTTTTCCATGCGTATGGCACGCCCGGAACATGGTGGAAAA ACTGATGAAGCAGACAGATGTAGTTCTCTACTGTGACTTCCATGGCCACAACCGTAAAAACAATGTCTTTATGTACGGTTGTAACAACCGAGACGATGATTCGCCAAAGCTTCAAGAAAGAGTTTTCCCTCTGATGCTGAGCAAGAATGTCAGAAACAAG TTCTCCTTCAAGAGCTGTAAATTCCAGGTGCAGAGAAGCAAAGAGGGAACCGGACGAGTCGCCATGTGGAGACTCGGTATAAAAAACAGCTACACTATGGAGGTCACCTTTGGAGGTTCCACGCTGG GTGATCGGAAGGGAACCCATTTTACCACTCAAGACCTTAAGTCGCTgggtttttgcttttgtgacaccttaCTTGACTATTGTGACCCCGATCCGATGAAG GTGACTCACTGTCTGAAAGAACTCACAGCTCTGTTGAGAGATGAAGTCAGAGACCTGGGCAAAGAATTGGATACCGACTTCTCTCTATTTGATTTGGAATCTGG CACAAGTGGTTCCAATAGTTCTGATTCGGACGGACTTCCATTACATTTGCTCGCACAGCCACAAACTGAACATGCAGAG CAATCTCCAGTCAAGAATAAGAAGAAAATGACTCGCAAAGAAAGAAACAGGCTGAAAAGCAGGATACAACCTGTACAACAAGTTCAACATATT GAGTCTGACTTTCCGCAGGAGATTGAGGATGCACAAAAAGAGAGCATCCAAGAAAGCCCACTTAGAAGACACGGGAGAAAATGGAAG GTAAATATTCCAGCCAGGAAAAGCGTGATCCCTACAGCAAATACTGACCATGCAGGGATCAGTCATGTGACCCTTTGGCAAGGCTTTGAGCCTCTCAAG GGAACTTGTCAAGAAGACGTGAGGGCAGAAGCAGACATGCGTTGCAAGAAGAGAGCATGCGCAAACCTCAACACTTATGCAGCCATTTCACCTCATAGAG ACCAACAAACAGACAGAGCACAGTGGAGATATTCATCAAAGCTGCTGCAACTCAGCGCTCTCCTTCAGCGACCTCCGAGATTCTTGCACCCAGCCCAGCAACACCTGCAGCAGCTTCATCATCAGTACCATCACCATCATCTACAGCAACACCAGCAGCAGGAGCCGCAACATTATCTTCAGCAGCCGCGTTACCATCGTCCTCATCAGCCGCAGCATTATAATCACCATCTTCATCAGCAGCAGCTACAGCAACAGCAtcctcatcatcgtcatcatcatcatcatcaacagcagcagcagcagcagcattgcATCGCTC GGCTATCACCCTTCGGTGGAACATCCGACAG TCTTCATCGTCCCATGTTTGACATTGTTCCCACAAGGCGCCTGCCGTCCAGCATCGCCGATGATGATCGTAATAATTGCAGAGACAGAAATTCCTCAATGACGCCAAATCGTTACTACGTCCACCAGGATCTGTCCACTGCACTTGCAGACATACCCAACACCAAATGGCGAGACGAGAGAGAGGACGGGGCTTTTACTGAAG ttGGATTGCTTAAACATCTACCATTTCGAGAGCTTAACCGCCGAGATCTCGTCTCAGAAATCTGTCAGAGAAAGCCCATTTCACACCCCAATTTTTTGGTGCCCGTACTACGGTACACAGACCTGCAAGGAGACAG ACGGAGCGATTCAACTTTAGAAAAAGGAGCAAAGGTTGTTTTACCCCCTGTAGCAAAGTCCTCCGCATCCACAGGGTGGCACCATAGGTGA